The Streptomyces sp. JB150 genomic interval CTCATCGCCTTCGGCGTGAAGCCCGACCTGGTGCCCAGCGGCGAGCAGTCCGCGGCCGGGCTCCTGGAGGACTGGCCGCCGTACGACCCGGTCTTCGACCCGATCGACCGCGTGTTCCTGCCGCGTGCCGACATCGCGACCGAGACCCTGGTCGCCGGGCTCATCGAGCTGGGCTGGGAGGTCGACGACGTCACCGCCTACCGGACCGTGCGCGCCTCGCCGCCGCCGGCCGAGACCCGCGAGGCGATCAAGGGCGGCGGCTTCGACGCCGTGCTGTTCACCTCGTCCTCGACCGTGCGGAACCTGGTCGGCATCGCCGGCAAGCCGCACAACGTCACGGTCATCGCCTGTATCGGCCCCGCCACGGCCAAGACGGCCGAGGAGCACGGCCTGCGGGTCGACGTCATGGCGCCCGAGCCGTCCGTGCACAAGCTGGCGGAGGCGCTGGCCGACTTCGGCATGAAGCGGCGGCTGGCGGCGCTGGAGGCCGGCGAGCCGGTGACGCGGCCGAGCGAGCGGCGTCCGGGGGCGCGCAGGCGGCGTACGACGACGTGAGACGCCTCCGGGCATGACGAACGCGTCCCGGACTGCGGTACGGGGCGCGTTCCTCTTCTTCCGGGCACCACCGGCCGGGACGGTGTCCGGAAACTCTTCCACGGCCCCTCCTGCCCCTCAGTAATCTGGCCCGATGGTCGATGTGGGGGTGGGCGAGCTGCGACGCAGCCGCGACAGACTGGCGAGGCAGGCCCGGGCCGCGGAGCAGGCGGGGGAGACGGCGGCGAGCGGGCTGCTGCTGTTCTACGCGGCGGAGTGCGGCTTGAAGGCAGGGGTGCTGCGGAGCGTCCTGAACCGCAATGACACGGCTGCTCTGCCGAAGGACCTCCGGTCGCACGATCTCCGGCGCCTGGCCAAGGCCTTGAACCTCAAGGACCCGGGCCCGGGCCCGGACCCGTTGAGATGCCGTCGGCACAGGGGCGGCACCTGGATCGAGTGCCACCAACTGCACGAGGCGTGGCGTTATGGTGCAGAGCTGCGGGCGGATGATCAGAAGGCGGCGCTGGAGGCCCTGAAGTCGCTGCTGGACGACGCCAGGAAGGGAACGTGAGCGTTGTGGCCGACAATCTGTTCACCTGGGTCGACGTCGACTCCCGATTGGCGCAGGCTGCCGTCGAGGGAGCGTGGCCCGGGTGGCTGCTGGAAGCCGACGCCTGGTGGGACGGGCTGGAACTGACCGTGGTGCCGGGCACCGCAGGCACCGAGGTCCGTGAGTGGCTGGACGCACTGTTCGGGCTTGGCTCCACGGCGGAGCGGGACGGGGCTCTCGAACTGGACCTGGACCGCCCGAGTTCGCATCCCCCCGAGGCGCTGGAGATCCGGCTGGTGGAGTCGGCGCAGCACGAGGGCGTCGTGCGTCGTCCCAGGCTCAGGGAGCGCCGTGTCACCCGAGAGCTGGGCGAGACGCTGCCCCGTCCGCGTTCCGCCGAGTTCGCTGACGGCAAGCAGTTGATCGCCTTCCACTCCTTCAAGGGCGGTGTGGGGCGCACGCTGCACACCGTGGCGCTAGCCGATCATCTCGCCGCGCAGGGGCAGCACGTGTTGCTCGTCGACGCGGACCTGGAGGCGCCCGGCATCACCTGGATGTACCAGGCCCAGGGAGGCCGCTGCGACATCGCGTACGAGGACGTCCTCGCCCTCTTGCACTCTGCCCAGCAGGGCGACCCGACGCAGGCCGTGCAGATCGCCGCCGCCTACCTGCCCAACCAACGGGTGTCGAGGTATCCGGGCACGGGATGTGTGACGGTCCTGCCCGCCAGCCGGAGGGCGCGGCTCGGTCCGCCGCAGATCGCTCCTGCGGACCTGCTGACCGAGGACCGGTCTCCGTACTTCCTGAGCGAGTCCCTCGCCGCGCTCGCAGGCGCTGCCGACGCGGACACGGTCATCCTCGACCTTCGCGCGGGTGCTTCCGAACTGGCCGCTCCGATTCTGCTGGACCCGCGCGTCATGCGGGTCTTCGTCACCACGATCAGCAGCCAGTCACTCCAGGGCACCGAAACGATGATCCGGCAGCTCGGTCTGCAGTCGCCCGCGGTCGCGAGGACCGATCCGACGCCGGGCGCCATCGTCACCCAGTACCGGCTCGACGTCCACGACGGCCATGCCGAGCAGGCCCGGACACGGCTGTCGGAGGCGCTGTCGTCGACCATCGCCCTGCCGGGGACGACGGCCGACGACTTCCCCCCGGACGACCTCGCGGTGGACGAGCAGGTCCTGACCGAGCCTGTGCTGAGCCCGTTCCGCGAGGAACTACTGGCTCTGCCGCAGAGCTGGGACGCGGTCATCGAGGTCGTGCGCCGCTGCGGTCTGCCGGAACTGCTTGTGGAGTTCGCCCCTGGTACGACGTCGCCCGGCGTGCCCGCCGAGGAGCCGGGCACCCTGGACAGCCGTCGACGCGCTCTGGAGGACAGCGCACGCCGACTCGTTTTCGCCGAGCAGCGCGGGATGGATGCCGGCCTCGGGTTCCTCACCACCGAGCCGGTACGCAGGTTGATCGCCGACCACAGCACCGACCTGCCGGTGGCGGTCGTGGTGGGTGCCAAGGGATCCGGCAAGACCTTCACCTTCGCCCGCATGTGTGCCCAGAAGTCCTGGGAGGACTTCGCCGCCGAGAACGGCCAGCGTGCCCAGAGATCGGCGAGGGTGGTGCCGGTCCTCGATCCCGTCAACATGGCGGAACCGAGGGAGGACATGGCGTCGCCGCAGCACCTGCGTGACCTGGCGGCAGGCGGCAGCGGTGTCACCGCGGACGACATCCGCAGTCACCTCAACGCCGGTCTGCGTGACGAGCGGGCGGATGACGCCGAGTTCTGGCGGGAGCGCTGGCTGGAGTGCCTCGCCCGGGCGGCCGGTGCGGCACGGGACGAGCCCACCGACGAGTTCCTCATCCACCTGAACAAGGACGCTTCCGTCGGCTCCCTCTTCGTCGTCGACGGCCTGGAGGACTGGCTGGAGTCACTGGAGACGGAACCCAAGCGCATTGCCCTGCGAACCCTGCTCATCGACGTTCCGGCCTGGCTGCGGCGACTGCGCAGCCGTTCGCTCGGCTTGGTGGTGTTCGTACGGCAGGACCTGGTCCGTACCGCGATCCGGCAGAACCTCGGACAGTTCCTCGACCGCTACTCGCCCTATGAACTGCGGTGGGACACCGAGGACGCGTTGCGGCTGTCCCTGTGGGTGGCGGCCAACGCCTGTGCCGTCACCGACCCGGCCCGGCCGATCGCGGACATGGGCTACGACGAGATCGTCCAGGCTCTGCTGCCCCTGTGGGGAGCGAAACTCGGCACGGACAGTTCCCGCGAGGCGTGGACCGAGCGGTGGGTACCCGCGGCTCTCGCGGATTTCAAGGAGCAGATCCAGGCACGTGACATCGTGCGCTTTCTCTGCGAGGCGGCCAAGGCCTCAGTGGGCGACAACCGCTGGTCCGACCGAGTGCTGACTCCGGCCGCCATGCGCCGGGCGCTGGGGGCGTGCAGCCGGGCGAAGGTTGATGAGATCAACCAGGAGAATCCGCGCCTGGGCAAGCTTCTGCGGCACATGTCGAGTTTCTCGGACTCGGTGAAGATGCCGTTCGAGGCGTCCGACGTGGGCCTGAACCCCGACGACGTGGATGCCCTCGAACAGTGGGGCGCCCTTGCCAAGGACGCCGACGGCCGCTATCGCATGCCCGAGATCTACCGACACGCCCTCGGTTTCCGCACGCAGGGCAGGGCCCGAGTCGTCAGGGGACTGTGAGCGGCCCTCCTCCCGGCTGGCCAGGCCGGGAGCGCGAGCCGGGTGTGCGCATGCGGCCCCGCGTCGGCTCGGTGCGGGGCCGCGCGTGTCCGCGCCGTCAGTTCCCGGAGGCGTACGGCAGGAAGGTCGCCCACGTGGTGGGGGCGAGGGTGAGGCGGGGGCCGTCCGGGTTCTTGGAGTCGCGCACGAGGACGTGGGCGGGGGCGGTGGCCACCTCGACGCAGTCGGGGCCCTCGTCCGTGCTGTAGCTGCTCTTTATCCACACGTGGTCCGGGCCGGCTCCGCCGTAGGGCTTGAGGGTCATGTCTCTCCAAGCACTTTCTCGATGAAGGCCATCGACTCTCGTGGGCTGAGAGCCTGCGCCCGGATAGTCCATAACGCATGTCGAGGAGCTGCACTTCCTTCGGATCGGCGATCACACGGCTGATGTGCTGCACCTCGACGTGCCCGACCGTGGTGCCCTCCTTGAGCCTGAGCAGCCTGAACGACCCGGCGAGACCCGAGTTCTCCTCGTGGCCGAGCGGAAGTACCTGAAGGTCGACGTTGGGGAACTTCGCGATCTTCAGGAGTCGTTCGAGCTGTCCCCGCATGACCGTCCTGCCTCCGATGGGCCGTCGAAGCGTCGACTCGCACTGGACGAAGCTGAAGACGGGCCGGACCGCCGTATCGCTGACGATCTCCTGACGTGCCACGCGGGCTGACAGCCGCTGTTCGAGCTCGTCGGGCGTGAAGGGAGGCCGACGAGCGCTGAACACGGCTCGTGCGTACTCCATGGTCTGCAACAGCCCATGGACGACGGAGTTGTTGTAGGCGCACAGCTCGACGGCCTCCGCCTCCAGTTTCTTCAGGTCCCGTACCTTCTTCGGATACCGGACCTCCGCCACGTCCCGCTTGAGTGCCGCGACTTTCCCGCCCGCGCCCAGCACCTCGTCCGCCGCGTCCAGGTATTCCGGCCGGGGAATCCGCCGCCCCCGCTCCACGGAGGACACCAGGTCCTCTCCGTACCCGATGGCCGCGCCGAACTCGGCCTGGGTGCGGCCGGCCGCCTCCCGCCACAGCTTCAACTGCCGGGAGACCGTGCGCAACACGGCCCCCGCCTCCTCGTCGTCCGGTCCCGCGTCCCAGTCGCTCACGGCCCTCGCTCTCCCGCCGGCCCTCATACGTTCCGTTTTTTTCACAGGCTGCCCACGAGCGGACACCGTGGGTGACGGGAATCGTCGGATCACCCCTCGCGGGTCCGCCGCGCCGGAGCCCGGAAACACGTGGACCGGTGGGGTGCGGGCCGGGGCCGCGGGCGGTAAAAGACCAAAGAACCCTGGGAGAAAACCCTCCCAACCAACCAAACCTCGCGTGTGTCACACGGGCGGGTGAAAGCGGTCGGTGCGGCTGGCGCGGCGGTGGCGCGGACGTGCAGTCTCGGCCCAGGCACCATCACAACCCCACACATGCATCGGCCCCCGCAGGGACTGCCATCCCGGGCGAGGGCCTGACCACAGAGGAAGCGAACCCTTCCCCATGGCTGAGACGAAGCCTAGCGCTGCCGCGCGCTCGCATCAGGGTGTTCGGCGCAGCGCCACCCGCTCCGGTGTCACCCACGTACGGGCGTACCAACCCGACCGGTACACGATCGTCGGCAACCACCTCGCCCAGCACCGCGAGCTGTCGCTGACCGCCATCGGACTGGCCACCCACATCCTGTCGCTGCCGGAGGGCGCCCCCGTCGACATCCGCAGCCTCGCCGAGCGCTTCCCCGAGGGGCGGGACCGGATCGCCTTCGCGCTGCGGGAGCTGGAGGCGCATGGCTACCTGGAGCGGGTGCGCGAGCGCACGGAAGCCGGCCGCCTGTACACGCGGACCTACGCCCACCACGTCCCCGCCGCCGAGGGCGCCGCCCGCGCCGCCGACGGGGCCGTGACCGGCGGGGAACCGGAACCGCCCGCGCCTGCCGCACCACCCGTCCCGCCGCAGATGGGGGAGCCCGAGCGCACCCCCGGTGACCGGCACCACGACAGGGCCGTCGCCCTGCTCACGGATCTGCGCCGCACCGACGACCGCCTCACCCTCTCCCGGCGGCAGGTGGACCGGCTCGCTCCCGCCGTCGCCGCCTGGTTCGCCGGGGGCGCCACGACCGCCGTCGTCCACCGCGTCCTGACCGACGGCCTCCCCGAGGACATGCGCCACCCGGCCGGTGTGCTCGCCCACCGCCTGCGCGAACTACTGCCACCACCCCTGCCCGTTCGTCCTCCGGCCGCGCCCGCCGACGCCGGAGCCGCCCGCCGCCCCCACCCGTTCCAGACGTGCGACGGCTGCGAGCGCGCCTTCCGCGCCCCGTGCCCCGGCCGCTGCCGGGACTGCCGGGACCACCCGGACCGGTCCCCGGGGGCGGGCGAGCCGCTCCGGGCGGCGTGACGCGGGCGGTCCCGAACCGCCACGGCCGCCCGCGTGCTAGAGCGGCGCGACCGTGTGGCCGAAGCGGAGCAGGTTGGCCGGGTCGTACGTCGCCTTCGCGCGGCGCAGGCGGTCGTGGACCTGCGGGGTCCAGGCGCGGGCGCGGTCGGCCTCGTCGCCCGGCGTGCCGTGGATGTTGACCATGGTGCGCCCGGTGCCGTACGGGGCCATGGCCGTGTACAGCTCCCTCGTGGCCCGCTCGACGGCCTCGGCGACCGGCGGGGCGGGCAGGACGCCGACCGAGTCCAGGAAGTACGCCGCGTCGCGGGCGCAGACGGCGTCCTCCGCGGCGGGCGGGCGGGCCAGCGCGCCGCCCATGTGGCGCACCTCCACCATCAGCAGCGGATACTCCGCGCCCGCGCCCGGGCCGGCCAGCTCCAGTAGCGTGCCGACGGCGTCGGCGGGCAGGTCGCGCAGCAGCAGGCACGACTCCCGGACCGGGAGGGGGTCCTGCGGTTCCAGGTGGATGCGGTCCAGGTCCGCGTGGTCCATCTCCTCGACCATGTTGACCGCGACCGGGGCGGCCGAGCGCAGCGGCGCGATCACAGCCTCACCCTCGGCCGGATCGCCCGGCCAGGCGAGCGCGACGCGGGCCCAGAAGCCGCCGCGCAGCGGCTCGGGGATCTGCGGGATGGGCGGCAGCCGCAGGATGGTGTACGCGCTGCACATCTCGTCCGGCACCGTCCGCGTCCACCGCTCCCAGGCGCGCAGCAACGGTTCGGCGTGCTCGGCGTGGCAGTACAGGCCCCCGCCGTACAGGCGCGGCACCGGCAGCAGGTCCATCACGAGGGACGTGACGACGCCGACGTTGCCCTTGCCGCCGCGCAGCGCCCAGAACAGCTCCGGTTCGTGCCCGGCATCCGTCTCGCGGGCGGTGCCGTCCGGGGTGACGACCTGGAAGGAGCGGACGAGGTCGGCGGTGAAGCCGTACGCCCGGCCGAGCACCGGCAGTCCGCCGCCCACCGTGTAACCGGCCACTCCCGCGTCCGTGGAGGTGCCGCTCAGGCCGGCGAGGCCGTGCGGGGCGCCCGCCGCCATGACGTGGCTCCACTTGGCCCTGGCGGCCACCGTCGCGGTGCGCCGGTCCGGGTCGACCCGTACGCCGGTCATCCGCGCGGTGCTGATCAGCAGGCCGTGGTCGATGGGGAAGTTGGCGCCGTGGCCGGTGGCCTGCACGGCGACCGGGGTCCCGGTGCGGTCCGCCCAGCGCATGGCCGCGACGACGTCGTCGGCGCCGGTCGCGCCCACCACCACGTCCGGGGTGTGCAGGGCGGCCAGGTTAAAGCCGGCGACCTCCTCGGCGTAGCCGTCGTCGCCGGGGCGCAGGACCGGGCCGCGGACGTCCGAGAGGGCGAAGAGGGCGGGGGTGGGGTGGGTGGCGGTCATCGGGTCCTCCGTGGCGCGTGCGACGACGGAGGGACGGCGGCGCGGCCGGCCGGAAGGGAGGGAGGCCGTCGGGGTCCTCGGGGTCCTCGGGGTTCTGGGACCGGTCGTGCGGATCGGTCGTGCGGGATCGGTGCTGCGAGCGGTCGTGCGGATCGGTCGGGCGGATGGGTGCGGCGAGCAAGCGTGTCTTCGTCTTTCCAGCATGGCTCCGGGGGGCCTCGGCTGCATGCGGGGCGCCGACTGGGCGTCGGTAAAGGGGGTGCCGGGGCGGGCGTAGCGTAGGCGTATGACGAAGTACGGATCCTTCCCCGGGACGCGTCCGCGTCGGCTGCGTACGAGCCCCGTCATGCGGCGGATGGTCGCCGAGACCCGGCTGCACCCGGCGGACTTCATCCTGCCCGCGTTCGTGCGCGAGGGCGTGAGCGAGCCGGTGCCGATCGCGGCGATGCCGGGGGTCGTGCAGCACACGCGGGACAGCCTCAAGAAGGCCGCCGCCGAGGCGGTGGAGGCCGGGATCTCCGGGATCATGCTGTTCGGCGTGCCGGAGGAGTCCAAGAAGGACGCCCAGGGCACGCCCGGGACCGACCCCGACGGGATTCTCCAGGTCGCCATCCGGGACGTGCGCGCCGAGGTCGGGGACGACCTGCTCGTCATGTCCGACCTGTGCCTGGACGAGACGACCGACCACGGGCACTGCGGCGTCCTCGACGAGCACGGCCGCGTCGACAACGACGCCACGCTGGAGCGGTACGCCGAGATGGCGCAGGTCCAGGCCGACGCCGGCGCCCATGTCGTCGGGCCCAGCGGGATGATGGACGGGCAGATCGGCGTCGTCCGCGACGCCCTCGACCAGATCGGGCGCGAGGACGTCGCCATCCTCGCCTACACCGCGAAGTACGCCTCCGCCTTCTACGGGCCGTTCCGGGAGGCCGTCGCCTCCTCGCTCCAGGGCGACCGCAAGACCTACCAGCAGGACCCGGCCAATGTGCGCGAGTCGCTGCGCGAGCTGGCCCTGGACCTGGAGGAGGGCGCGGACATGGTGATGGTCAAGCCCGCCGGCCCCTACCTCGACATCCTCGCCCGGGTCGCCGACGTGGTGGACGTGCCGGTCGCCGCCTACCAGATCTCCGGCGAGTACTCGATGATCGAGGCCGCCGCCGAGAAGGGCTGGATCGACCGGGATCGCGCCATCCTGGAGACGCTGACCGGCATCAAGCGTGCCGGTGCGCGCTCCATCCTCACCTACTGGGCGACCGAGGCCGCCCAGAAGCTGGGCCGGGACTAGCCGGACCAGCCGGGACCGGTCCGGGACGGTCGGTTCCCGGACTAGTTCAGCGCGTCCTCCATGGAGGACTGCCAGTACGTCACCGACAGGGAGCTGTCGTAGTAGACGCCCTCGGACGGGAGCGGCGGGGTCGCCGAGGCCCCGCCGTCGCTGTTGGGCGTGCCGCCCTGGAAGGAGACGGTCAGCTTCCGGGCGGTCGTGCCGCCATCGCCGCTGCCGTCCGCCGAGGAGAGCAGGACGCCCGCGTAGCCGGACTCGCCCGGCGCGAGCGTGGGCACCGCCTGCGGCTTGGTCTCCGGCCGGGCCTGCGGCACCCACTGCATCTCGTCGAAGCGGAGCACCGGGTAGTACATGAGGTTGCACGGCCTCGAGCCGGTGTTGGTGACGGTGAGCAGCATGTGGTTCAGCGGGCGGGGCACGGGCTGTGCGGTGACCGTGGTGTTGGAGCCGTTGCAGATGGTGCGCACCGGTCCGTCGTCGGAGCCGGAGCCGGAGCCGGAG includes:
- a CDS encoding FAD-binding oxidoreductase — its product is MTATHPTPALFALSDVRGPVLRPGDDGYAEEVAGFNLAALHTPDVVVGATGADDVVAAMRWADRTGTPVAVQATGHGANFPIDHGLLISTARMTGVRVDPDRRTATVAARAKWSHVMAAGAPHGLAGLSGTSTDAGVAGYTVGGGLPVLGRAYGFTADLVRSFQVVTPDGTARETDAGHEPELFWALRGGKGNVGVVTSLVMDLLPVPRLYGGGLYCHAEHAEPLLRAWERWTRTVPDEMCSAYTILRLPPIPQIPEPLRGGFWARVALAWPGDPAEGEAVIAPLRSAAPVAVNMVEEMDHADLDRIHLEPQDPLPVRESCLLLRDLPADAVGTLLELAGPGAGAEYPLLMVEVRHMGGALARPPAAEDAVCARDAAYFLDSVGVLPAPPVAEAVERATRELYTAMAPYGTGRTMVNIHGTPGDEADRARAWTPQVHDRLRRAKATYDPANLLRFGHTVAPL
- the hemB gene encoding porphobilinogen synthase — protein: MTKYGSFPGTRPRRLRTSPVMRRMVAETRLHPADFILPAFVREGVSEPVPIAAMPGVVQHTRDSLKKAAAEAVEAGISGIMLFGVPEESKKDAQGTPGTDPDGILQVAIRDVRAEVGDDLLVMSDLCLDETTDHGHCGVLDEHGRVDNDATLERYAEMAQVQADAGAHVVGPSGMMDGQIGVVRDALDQIGREDVAILAYTAKYASAFYGPFREAVASSLQGDRKTYQQDPANVRESLRELALDLEEGADMVMVKPAGPYLDILARVADVVDVPVAAYQISGEYSMIEAAAEKGWIDRDRAILETLTGIKRAGARSILTYWATEAAQKLGRD
- a CDS encoding helix-turn-helix domain-containing protein codes for the protein MAETKPSAAARSHQGVRRSATRSGVTHVRAYQPDRYTIVGNHLAQHRELSLTAIGLATHILSLPEGAPVDIRSLAERFPEGRDRIAFALRELEAHGYLERVRERTEAGRLYTRTYAHHVPAAEGAARAADGAVTGGEPEPPAPAAPPVPPQMGEPERTPGDRHHDRAVALLTDLRRTDDRLTLSRRQVDRLAPAVAAWFAGGATTAVVHRVLTDGLPEDMRHPAGVLAHRLRELLPPPLPVRPPAAPADAGAARRPHPFQTCDGCERAFRAPCPGRCRDCRDHPDRSPGAGEPLRAA
- a CDS encoding DUF4232 domain-containing protein translates to MRVFRRTRLLAATGIAVTALALTACEDGTGARVESKPSGTTTPSATAPSAATASAKPTTARPSGAPEGTRQAPEPTRNAPESADPGRSAGSGSGSGSGSGSGSDDGPVRTICNGSNTTVTAQPVPRPLNHMLLTVTNTGSRPCNLMYYPVLRFDEMQWVPQARPETKPQAVPTLAPGESGYAGVLLSSADGSGDGGTTARKLTVSFQGGTPNSDGGASATPPLPSEGVYYDSSLSVTYWQSSMEDALN
- a CDS encoding AAA family ATPase; translation: MSVVADNLFTWVDVDSRLAQAAVEGAWPGWLLEADAWWDGLELTVVPGTAGTEVREWLDALFGLGSTAERDGALELDLDRPSSHPPEALEIRLVESAQHEGVVRRPRLRERRVTRELGETLPRPRSAEFADGKQLIAFHSFKGGVGRTLHTVALADHLAAQGQHVLLVDADLEAPGITWMYQAQGGRCDIAYEDVLALLHSAQQGDPTQAVQIAAAYLPNQRVSRYPGTGCVTVLPASRRARLGPPQIAPADLLTEDRSPYFLSESLAALAGAADADTVILDLRAGASELAAPILLDPRVMRVFVTTISSQSLQGTETMIRQLGLQSPAVARTDPTPGAIVTQYRLDVHDGHAEQARTRLSEALSSTIALPGTTADDFPPDDLAVDEQVLTEPVLSPFREELLALPQSWDAVIEVVRRCGLPELLVEFAPGTTSPGVPAEEPGTLDSRRRALEDSARRLVFAEQRGMDAGLGFLTTEPVRRLIADHSTDLPVAVVVGAKGSGKTFTFARMCAQKSWEDFAAENGQRAQRSARVVPVLDPVNMAEPREDMASPQHLRDLAAGGSGVTADDIRSHLNAGLRDERADDAEFWRERWLECLARAAGAARDEPTDEFLIHLNKDASVGSLFVVDGLEDWLESLETEPKRIALRTLLIDVPAWLRRLRSRSLGLVVFVRQDLVRTAIRQNLGQFLDRYSPYELRWDTEDALRLSLWVAANACAVTDPARPIADMGYDEIVQALLPLWGAKLGTDSSREAWTERWVPAALADFKEQIQARDIVRFLCEAAKASVGDNRWSDRVLTPAAMRRALGACSRAKVDEINQENPRLGKLLRHMSSFSDSVKMPFEASDVGLNPDDVDALEQWGALAKDADGRYRMPEIYRHALGFRTQGRARVVRGL
- a CDS encoding DUF397 domain-containing protein, which produces MTLKPYGGAGPDHVWIKSSYSTDEGPDCVEVATAPAHVLVRDSKNPDGPRLTLAPTTWATFLPYASGN